Proteins from a single region of Trichomycterus rosablanca isolate fTriRos1 chromosome 16, fTriRos1.hap1, whole genome shotgun sequence:
- the rtn2b gene encoding reticulon-2b: MASKVLDLLYWKDVGKTGLVFTGMVVGLACLFQYSAITLLSNLGLCIMAFTLPVRVLFRTMDLVRLNDGTHPFQSCLEEDSTLTDETTIRIVERIVLLIAFLITELKRLFFIYSVWDSVKFTILLYLLTNVGIKANGLTLVIAGVICAFSLPLAYKLQQKRIDRVISAVQSLLTKTKEIIDLVVSLVKSQPPPPPPVPAPAPAPAPKLKLKTK; this comes from the exons ATGGCCAGTAAAG TCCTGGACCTGTTGTACTGGAAGGATGTGGGGAAAACCGGACTGGTGTTCACTGGAATGGTAGTAGGACTAGCCTGTCTGTTCCAGTACAGTGCTATCACCCTGCTGTCTAACCTGGGCCTGTGCATCATGGCCTTCACCCTCCCTGTACGTGTCCTGTTCAGAACCATGGACCTGGTCCGGCTTAACGATGGCACTCACCCCTTTCA GTCGTGTCTGGAAGAGGACAGCACGCTGACAGACGAGACCACGATTCGGATCGTGGAGAGGATCGTGCTCCTCATCGCGTTTTTAATAACAGAGCTGAAGAGACTTTTCTTCATCTACAGCGTCTGGGACTCTGTGAAG TTCACCATCCTGCTGTACCTGTTAACGAATGTGGGGATTAAAGCCAACGGTCTCACTCTTGTGATCGCCG GTGTGATTTGTGCCTTTTCTCTGCCTCTGGCTTACAAACTTCAGCAG AAACGGATTGACAGGGTTATCAGTGCAGTCCAGTCACTGCTGACCAAAACTAAAGAAAT AATTGATCTTGTGGTCTCACTGGTAAAGTCTCAACCTCCACCGCCACCTCCAGTTCCAGCTCCCGCTCCCGCCCCTGCacccaaactcaaactcaagACCAAATGA